Proteins encoded within one genomic window of Bombina bombina isolate aBomBom1 chromosome 1, aBomBom1.pri, whole genome shotgun sequence:
- the RRAD gene encoding GTP-binding protein RAD has product MTLNRSDRLKSLEKRRGSMPFSMHQQLHRRSMPVDDKELRGNVPSKDHSSLVRCPSYNPSDKNRESWASDSSDSVISSGSDSEDHVFKVILLGEHGVGKSSLARIFGGVEDLHDVEEAGNTYDRSITVDGEEACLLVFDIWEQDDNHWLHNQCMKMGDAYVIVYSVTDKASFEKASELRIQLRRARQTEDIPIILVGNKSDLVRSREVSVEEGRACAVVFDCKFIETSAALHHNVKDLFEGIVRQIRLRKDSKEDNARRMASSKRRESIGKKAKRFLGKIVAKNNKKMAFKQKSKSCHDLSVL; this is encoded by the exons ATGACTCTCAACCGCAGTGACCGTCTCAAGAGCCTGGAGAAGAGGCGAGGCAGCATGCCTTTCTCTATGCACCAACAGCTGCACAGAAGGAGTATGCCAGTGGATGACAAAGAGCTGAGAGGCAACGTGCCTTCAAAAGATCACTCCAGCCTGGTCCGCTGTCCCTCATACAACCCTTCTGATAAGAATCGTGAGAGCTGGGCTTCTGATTCCTCCGACTCTGTTATCTCCTCTGGTAGTGACTCTGAGGACCATGTGTTTAAAGTGATTTTGCTTGGAGAGCACGGAGTTGGAAAGTCCAGCCTTGCCAGGATCTTTGGAGGAGTGGAAGATTTACACGATGTTGAAGAAGCAG GTAATACATACGACAGATCAATTACAGTTGATGGTGAAGAAGCTTGTCTGTTGGTCTTTGATATATGGGAACAG GATGACAACCATTGGCTTCATAACCAGTGCATGAAGATGGGAGATGCTTATGTTATTGTGTATTCGGTGACTGACAAAGCAAGTTTTGAAAAAGCGTCTGAGCTCAGAATCCAATTACGAAGGGCCAGACAGACAGAAGATATCCCTATAATCTTGGTTGGAAACAAAAGTGATCTTGTCAGATCACGAGAAGTATCAGTAGAAG AGGGCCGTGCCTGCGCAGTAGTGTTTGACTGCAAATTCATAGAGACCTCAGCCGCCCTACATCACAATGTGAAAGATCTATTTGAAGGAATAGTGCGTCAGATAAGACTGCGCAAAGACAGCAAAGAGGACAACGCCAGAAGAATGGCCAGCAGCAAAAGACGAGAAAGCATTGGAAAGAAAGCAAAGCGATTCCTGGGGAAGATTGTagccaaaaataacaaaaaaatggcATTTAAGCAAAAATCCAAATCTTGCCATGACTTATCAGTACTTTGA